One part of the Chryseobacterium mulctrae genome encodes these proteins:
- the prfH gene encoding peptide chain release factor H: MDKLIQITSGRGPLECQWVVAKVLKAFLEETKHNKIDYEIIHRENGDENLTFKSVTLLLKSKNVNEFLKTWLGSICWIGKSTFRKLHKRSNWFIGIFELEGLEKINFNEKDIQFQTTRSQGSGGQNVNKVNTAVRATHIPTGQSVFVQDTRSQLENKKLSIERLKEKVLEQNIIQLQKRMQETWNNHLQVQRGNPIRTFSGTDFKKNYQEKSFKKERNQLKNELKNYRNDLN, from the coding sequence ATGGACAAATTAATACAAATAACCTCAGGAAGAGGACCTTTAGAATGTCAATGGGTAGTTGCCAAAGTTCTGAAGGCTTTTCTTGAGGAAACAAAACATAACAAGATAGATTACGAAATCATCCACCGTGAAAATGGTGATGAAAACCTGACTTTTAAGTCAGTAACGCTACTTTTAAAATCAAAAAATGTAAATGAATTTTTAAAAACTTGGTTAGGAAGTATTTGCTGGATTGGGAAAAGTACCTTCCGAAAATTACATAAAAGAAGCAATTGGTTTATCGGGATTTTTGAACTGGAGGGTTTGGAGAAAATTAATTTCAACGAAAAAGATATTCAGTTTCAGACGACGAGAAGTCAGGGAAGTGGCGGACAAAATGTGAATAAAGTCAACACGGCTGTTCGTGCAACTCATATTCCGACCGGGCAAAGTGTTTTTGTACAGGATACGCGTTCCCAATTGGAGAATAAAAAACTTTCGATTGAAAGATTGAAAGAAAAAGTTTTGGAACAGAATATCATTCAGCTTCAAAAAAGAATGCAGGAAACTTGGAATAATCATTTGCAGGTGCAAAGAGGAAACCCAATCCGAACATTTTCGGGAACGGATTTTAAAAAGAATTATCAGGAGAAATCTTTCAAAAAAGAAAGAAATCAACTGAAAAATGAATTAAAAAACTACAGAAATGACCTTAACTAA
- a CDS encoding nucleotidyltransferase family protein, translating into MGAPHNIKRYGEVWPEFRIQNELEILEKLKNKVILSGGWAWHFMSEVGHTEYKHAHDHKDIDVFVNKENVAEVVMILQQEGFQKVWTRYDHLPSEENFRRYEKTIEMENGKFHRITIDFFERSDLETVEANGFTVVKPDVLLSFYRNIHSSDKCWAVMAAKDLLEKGIDPVGHPRLSEIPK; encoded by the coding sequence ATGGGAGCACCACATAATATAAAAAGATACGGTGAAGTCTGGCCGGAATTTAGAATTCAAAACGAACTCGAAATATTAGAAAAATTAAAAAATAAAGTCATTTTATCAGGAGGTTGGGCGTGGCATTTTATGTCTGAAGTAGGGCATACGGAATACAAACATGCACATGATCATAAGGATATTGATGTTTTTGTAAATAAAGAAAATGTGGCTGAAGTGGTTATGATTCTTCAGCAGGAAGGTTTTCAGAAAGTCTGGACAAGATATGATCATCTTCCAAGCGAAGAAAATTTTCGCAGATATGAGAAAACAATCGAAATGGAAAACGGAAAATTTCACAGAATTACAATCGATTTCTTTGAAAGAAGTGATTTGGAAACTGTCGAAGCAAACGGATTCACTGTTGTAAAACCTGATGTTTTGCTTTCATTTTACAGAAACATTCATTCCAGCGATAAATGTTGGGCAGTGATGGCTGCAAAAGATTTATTGGAAAAAGGAATTGATCCTGTCGGTCATCCAAGATTAAGTGAAATACCAAAATAA
- a CDS encoding tetratricopeptide repeat protein — translation MTLTKSKYYFEALDNYPYSLPDCLEALNYALSYDPEDADSLCLMGRIYSEMLIDYEKGKLYFEEAMQCDVTNLNTPKYYIKCLLDNEDLQEAEKLINYSLKIKGIDKATIWFYRSLLSEKRGSFPNALKFLTEAEKYCFSSHSLDVVKERKKFIKSKMPKKKSKNKKETK, via the coding sequence ATGACCTTAACTAAAAGTAAATATTATTTCGAAGCTTTGGATAATTATCCTTATAGCTTGCCGGATTGTCTGGAAGCATTGAATTATGCGCTGTCTTACGATCCTGAAGATGCAGATTCCCTTTGTCTGATGGGAAGAATCTACAGCGAAATGCTCATCGATTACGAAAAAGGAAAGCTCTATTTTGAAGAGGCGATGCAATGTGATGTTACGAATCTTAATACGCCAAAATATTACATTAAATGTCTTTTGGATAATGAAGATTTGCAGGAAGCTGAAAAGCTGATTAACTATTCTTTGAAAATAAAAGGAATTGATAAAGCGACTATCTGGTTTTACAGATCTCTGCTTTCCGAAAAAAGAGGAAGCTTTCCGAATGCTTTAAAATTTTTAACTGAAGCTGAAAAATATTGTTTCTCGTCGCATAGTTTGGATGTTGTAAAAGAGCGCAAGAAATTTATAAAATCTAAAATGCCCAAGAAAAAATCTAAAAACAAGAAGGAGACGAAATAA
- a CDS encoding RtcB family protein: MGNLKLKGKDILKLGYPNNQSVNIALEVMKRNFATKNIHYVKSLLKEIQQNPEQFEKDLTFGQIAEALLSSKKTEKRMLNTNRASFQIFGNNISDEAKNQLYTALKLPIATQGALMPDAHSGYGLPIGGVLAVENAVIPYGVGMDIGCRMSLSILDTPISYLDGARDKYEKALAEHTKFGMYETHKSHVGHEIFERDTFDLIPILRRLKGKAIKQMGSSGGGNHFVEFGEVEITEEDKQIGLPKGKYLGILSHSGSRGLGAEIAQYYSRVATEQCPLPKEAQNFAWLDLNTHLGLEYWTAMNLAGDYASACHDDIHRRLVKAVGGRVKARIENHHNFAWKEIHNGKEVIVHRKGATPANENELGMIPGSMTAKGFIVRGKGNPDSLKSASHGAGRAHSRGECRNLFTQNDIKKELKIKNVTLMGGNTEEAPMAYKDINEVMNAQSELVDILGTFQPRIVRMDK; this comes from the coding sequence ATGGGAAATTTAAAACTTAAAGGAAAAGATATATTAAAATTAGGCTATCCAAACAATCAGAGCGTGAACATCGCTTTAGAAGTCATGAAAAGAAATTTTGCAACCAAAAATATTCATTATGTGAAATCTCTTTTAAAGGAAATTCAACAAAATCCGGAACAATTTGAAAAAGATTTAACCTTCGGACAGATTGCAGAAGCTTTACTTTCATCCAAAAAAACTGAAAAAAGAATGCTCAATACAAACCGTGCATCTTTCCAGATTTTCGGTAACAATATTTCGGATGAAGCAAAAAACCAGTTGTACACTGCATTGAAATTGCCAATTGCCACGCAAGGTGCTTTAATGCCCGATGCACACAGCGGTTATGGACTTCCGATCGGCGGAGTTTTGGCGGTAGAAAATGCCGTAATTCCTTACGGAGTCGGGATGGATATTGGCTGTAGAATGTCGCTCAGTATTTTGGATACTCCTATTTCATATCTTGACGGAGCGAGAGATAAATATGAAAAAGCTCTTGCTGAACATACCAAATTTGGAATGTACGAAACACATAAATCTCACGTTGGCCACGAAATTTTCGAGAGAGATACGTTTGATTTAATTCCGATTTTAAGAAGACTAAAAGGAAAAGCCATCAAACAAATGGGAAGTTCCGGCGGCGGAAATCACTTTGTAGAATTCGGAGAAGTAGAAATCACAGAAGAAGACAAACAAATCGGGCTTCCAAAAGGAAAATATCTCGGAATTCTTTCACACAGCGGCTCTCGTGGATTGGGAGCAGAAATCGCTCAATATTATTCGAGAGTGGCGACAGAGCAATGTCCGTTACCAAAAGAAGCGCAAAACTTTGCGTGGCTGGATTTGAATACGCATCTCGGTTTAGAATATTGGACGGCGATGAATCTCGCGGGAGATTACGCTTCGGCTTGTCACGACGACATTCACCGAAGATTGGTAAAAGCCGTCGGAGGAAGGGTAAAAGCCAGAATTGAAAACCATCACAATTTTGCTTGGAAAGAAATCCATAACGGAAAAGAAGTGATCGTTCACAGAAAAGGCGCAACTCCAGCCAACGAAAATGAATTGGGAATGATTCCCGGATCAATGACTGCAAAAGGCTTTATCGTTCGTGGAAAAGGAAATCCGGATTCTTTGAAATCAGCTTCTCACGGAGCCGGAAGAGCTCATTCTAGAGGAGAATGCAGAAATCTTTTCACTCAAAATGACATTAAAAAAGAATTAAAAATTAAAAATGTCACTTTGATGGGCGGAAATACAGAAGAAGCACCTATGGCGTACAAAGACATCAACGAAGTGATGAATGCACAAAGTGAATTGGTTGATATTCTGGGAACTTTCCAGCCTCGAATTGTGAGAATGGATAAGTAA